A DNA window from Engystomops pustulosus chromosome 6, aEngPut4.maternal, whole genome shotgun sequence contains the following coding sequences:
- the MYH10 gene encoding myosin-10 isoform X3: MSQRVGQDDPERYLFVDRDVVYNPATQADWTAKKLVWVPSERHGFEAASIKEERGDEVVVELAENGKKAMVNKDDIQKMNPPKFSKVEDMAELTCLNEASVLHNLKDRYYSGLIYTYSGLFCVVINPYKNLPIYSENIIEMYRGKKRHEMPPHIYAISESAYRCMLQDREDQSILCTGESGAGKTENTKKVIQYLAHVASSHKGKKDHTIPGELERQLLQANPILESFGNAKTVKNDNSSRFGKFIRINFDVTGYIVGANIETYLLEKSRAIRQAKDERTFHIFYQLLAGSGEHLKSDLLLEGFNNYKFVSNGYLPIPGQQDKDNFQETMEAMHIMGFSHDEILSMLKVVSSVLQFGNIVFKKERNTDQASMPENTSAQKLCHLLGMNVMEFTRAILTPRIKVGRDYVQKAQTKEQADFAIEALAKATYERLFRWLVHRINKALDRTKRQGASFIGILDIAGFEIFELNSFEQLCINYTNEKLQQLFNHTMFILEQEEYQREGIEWNFIDFGLDLQPCIDLIERPANPPGVLALLDEECWFPKATDKTFVDKLVQEQGTHSKFQKPRQLKDKADFCIIHYAGRVDYKADEWLMKNMDPLNDNVATLLHQSTDKFVAELWKDVDRIVGLDQVAGMTETAFGSAYKTKKGMFRTVGQLYKESLTKLMATLRNTNPNFVRCIIPNHEKRAGKLDPHLVLDQLRCNGVLEGIRICRQGFPNRIVFQEFRQRYEILTPNAIPKGFMDGKQACERMIRALELDPNLFRIGQSKIFFRAGVLAHLEEERDLKITDIIIYFQAVCRGYIARKAFAKKQQQLSALKVLQRNCAAYLKLRHWQWWRLFTKVKPLLQVTRQEEELLAKDEELLKVKEKQSKAEGELVEMERKHQQLVEEKNILAEQLQAETELFAEAEEMRARLAGKKQELEEILRDLEIRMEEEEERNQVLQNEKKKMQSHIQDLEEQLDEEEAARQKLQLEKVTAEAKIKKMEEDILLLEDQNSKFIKEKKLMEERIAECTTQLAEEEEKAKNLAKLKNKQEMMISDLEERLKKEEKTRQELEKAKRKLDGETTDLQDQIAELQAQIEELKLQLAKKEEELQAALARGDDEVVQKNNALKLVRELQAQIAELQEDLESEKASRNKAEKQKRDLSEELEALKTELEDTLDTTAAQQELRSKREQEVAELKKNIEEETKNHEAQIQEMRQRQATALEELSEQLEQAKRFKVNLEKNKQTLESDNKEMAGEVKVLQQQKSESEYKRKKLEAQVQELHAKVSEGDRLRAELGEKTTKLQNELDNVSSLLEEAEKKGIKLVKDVAGLESQLQDTQELLQEETRQKLNLSSRIRQLEEEKNNLQEQQEEEEEARKALEKQILTLQAQLTDAKKKVEDDVGTIEGLEEVKKKLLKDMELLGLRLEEKGLAHEKLEKTKNRLQQELDDLMVDLDHQRQIVSNLEKKQKKFDQLLAEEKNISARCADERDRAEADAREKETKALSLARSLEEALEARDEFERLNKQLRAEMEDLVSSKDDVGKNVHELEKSKRTLEQQVEEMRTQLEELEDELQGTEDAKLRLEVNMQAMKAQFERDLQARDEQNEEKKRMLVKQVREMEAELEDERKQRALAVAAKKKLEMDLKDLESQMEAANKGREDAIKQLRKLQAQMKDYQRELEEARASRDDIFAQSKENEKKLKNLEAEILQLQEELAASERSRRHAEQERDELADEISNSTSGKSALLDEKRRLEARIAQLEEELEEEQSNMELLNDRFRKTTLQVDTLNAELAGERSSAQKSENARQQLERQNKELKAKLQELEGTVKSKFKATIATLESKIAQLEEQLEQEAKERAASNKLVRRTEKKLKEVFMQVEDERRHADQYKEQMEKANVRMKQLKRQLEEAEEEATRANASRRKLQRELDDASEANEGLIREVSTLKNRLRRGGPVSFSTSSSRSGRRQLQIEGASLDLSDDDTESKTNEVNETSASSPAE, from the exons ACTTACTCCGGGTTATTCTGTGTGGTGATCAACCCCTACAAGAACCTCCCCATCTATTCGGAGAATATCATAGAGATGTACCGCGGGAAGAAGCGCCACGAGATGCCGCCGCACATCTACGCCATATCAGAGTCTGCCTACCGCTGCATGCTCCAAG ATCGTGAGGACCAATCAATACTTTGCAC AGGTGAATCCGGAGCTGGGAAGACGGAGAACACCAAGAAAGTTATCCAGTACTTGGCGCACGTGGCGTCTTCACACAAGGGAAAGAAGGACCATACGATTCCT GGGGAGCTAGAGCGCCAGCTGCTTCAGGCAAACCCCATATTAGAGTCTTTTGGGAACGCCAAGACAGTGAAGAACGACAACTCCTCCCGCTTT GGCAAATTCATCCGGATCAACTTTGACGTGACGGGTTACATCGTAGGCGCCAACATCGAGACCT ACTTACTGGAGAAATCCCGAGCCATCCGTCAGGCCAAGGACGAGAGGACCTTCCACATCTTCTACCAGCTGCTGGCAGGATCCGGAGAACATCTCAAGT CGGATCTCCTGCTAGAAGGATTCAACAATTACAAGTTTGTCTCTAATGGCTACTTACCTATCCCCGGGCAGCAGGACAAGGACAACTTCCAGGAGACCATGGAGGCCATGCACATCATGGGCTTCTCTCACGATGAGATACTGT CGATGCTGAAGGTCGTCTCTTCAGTTCTCCAGTTTGGAAATATTGTCTTTAAGAAGGAGAGGAACACAGACCAGGCGTCCATGCCGGAGAACACGT CCGCACAGAAGCTCTGCCACCTGCTGGGCATGAACGTCATGGAGTTTACCCGGGCCATCCTCACCCCGCGCATCAAAGTGGGCCGCGACTACGTGCAGAAGGCGCAGACAAAGGAGCAG GCCGACTTTGCCATTGAAGCTTTGGCTAAGGCCACCTATGAGCGCCTCTTCCGCTGGCTGGTCCATCGCATCAACAAAGCTCTGGACCGCACCAAGCGTCAGGGAGCCTCCTTCATCGGGATCCTGGACATCGCCGGATTTGAGATCTTTGAG CTGAACTCCTTTGAGCAGCTCTGCATCAATTACACCAACGAGAAGCTGCAGCAGCTCTTCAATCACACCATGTTCATCCTGGAGCAGGAGGAGTACCAGCGCGAGGGCATAGAGTGGAACTTCATCGACTTCGGCCTGGACCTGCAGCCGTGCATTGACCTCATTGAGAGGCCG GCTAACCCTCCCGGGGTCCTGGCTCTGCTGGACGAGGAGTGCTGGTTCCCCAAAGCCACAGACAAGACTTTTGTGGACAAGCTGGTCCAGGAACAAGGCACCCACTCCAAATTCCAGAAACCCCGACAGCTGAAGGACAAAGCCGACTTCTGCATCATCCATTACGCTGGCAGG GTGGATTATAAAGCAGATGAATGGCTCATGAAGAACATGGACCCTCTGAACGACAACGTGGCCACCCTGCTCCACCAGTCCACAGACAAGTTTGTGGCGGAGTTATGGAAGGACG TGGATCGTATTGTGGGTCTGGACCAGGTGGCTGGAATGACAGAGACGGCCTTCGGATCGgcctacaaaaccaagaagggcaTGTTCAGGACCGTGGGGCAGCTGTACAAGGAGTCGCTGACTAAACTCATGGCCACGCTCCGTAATACCAACCCCAACTTTGTGCGCTGTATCATCCCCAACCATGAGAAGAGG GCCGGTAAGCTGGACCCTCACCTGGTGCTAGACCAGCTCAGGTGTAACGGTGTGCTGGAAGGGATCCGAATCTGCCGTCAGGGATTCCCCAACCGGATCGTCTTCCAGGAGTTTAGACAAAG ATATGAAATCCTCACCCCCAATGCCATCCCTAAGGGGTTCATGGATGGGAAGCAGGCCTGCGAGCGGATG ATTCGGGCTCTTGAGCTGGATCCAAACCTTTTCCGTATCGGTCAGAGTAAGATCTTCTTCCGTGCGGGTGTGCTGGCGCACCTGGAGGAGGAGCGGGACCTGAAGATAACAGATATCATCATCTACTTCCAGGCCGTGTGTAGAGGCTACATCGCCAGGAA GGCTTTTgccaagaagcagcagcagctgaGTGCCCTGAAGGTCCTACAGAGAAACTGTGCTGCCTACCTGAAACTGCGGCACTGGCAATGGTGGAGGCTGTTCACCAAG gtaaaacCACTACTTCAAGTAACCAGACAGGAAGAAGAGCTTCTGGCCAAAGACGAAGAACTACTGAAGGTGAAGGAGAAGCAATCTAAAGCGGAGGGAGAACTGGTGGAGATGGAGAGGAAGCACCAGCAG CTGGTAGAGGAGAAGAACATTCTGGCAGAGCAGCTCCAAGCCGAGACTGAGCTGTttgcagaggctgaggagatgaGGGCACGTCTCGCTGGAAAGAAACAAGAACTGGAAGAAATCCTGAGGGACCTGGAGATCCggatggaggaagaggaggagaggaacCAGGTCCTGCAGAATGAGAAGAAGAAGATGCAATCCCACATCCAG GATCTGGAGGAACAGCTGGATGAGGAGGAAGCGGCTCGGCAGAAGCTACAGCTGGAGAAGGTGACGGCAGAAGCAAAGATAAAGAAGATGGAAGAagatattctgctgctggaggaccAGAACTCCAAATTTATCAAG GAGAAAAAGTTGATGGAGGAGAGAATTGCAGAATGCACAACGCAgctggcagaggaggaggagaaggccaaGAACCTGGCCAAGCTGAAGAacaagcaggagatgatgatcTCTGATCTGGAAG AGAGGTTGAAAAAGGAGGAAAAGACCCGTCAGGAGCTGGAGAAGGCAAAGCGGAAGCTCGACGGAGAGACTACCGACCTGCAGGACCAAATTGCAGAACTCCAGGCTCAGATCGAGGAACTTAAACTACAGCTGGCCaagaaagaggaggagctgcaggctgCACTGGCAAG AGGGGACGATGAGGTGGTCCAGAAGAACAACGCTCTGAAGTTGGTGCGAGAGTTGCAGGCGCAGATAGCTGAGCTGCAGGAAGATCTGGAGTCTGAGAAGGCTTCCCGAAACAAAGCTGAGAAACAGAAGAGAGACCTAAGCGAGGAGCTGGAGGCCCTGAAGACCGAGCTGGAGGACACCCTAGACACTACGGCCGCCCAGCAGGAGCTCAG GAGCAAGCGTGAGCAAGAAGTGGCGGAACTGAAGAAGAACATTGAAGAAGAGACCAAGAACCATGAAGCCCAGATCCAGGAGATGAGGCAGCGACAGGCCACGGCCCTGGAGGAGCTATCCGAGCAGCTGGAGCAAGCAAAGCGG tttaaggTGAATTTAGAGAAGAACAAGCAAACCCTGGAGTCTGATAACAAGGAGATGGCTGGGGAGGTGAAGGTCCTGCAGCAGCAGAAGTCCGAGTCCGAATATAAGAGGAAGAAGCTGGAGGCCCAAGTGCAGGAGCTCCACGCCAAAGTGTCCGAAGGGGACCGGCTGCGGGCAGAGCTTGGGGAGAAGACCACTAAGCTCCAG AATGAGTTGGATAATGTCTCCAGTCTCCTCGAGGAAGCAGAGAAGAAGGGCATCAAACTGGTGAAGGATGTAGCCGGCCTGGAGTCCCAGCTGCAGGACACACAG GAGCTGCTTCAGGAGGAGACTCGACAGAAGCTGAACCTCAGCAGCCGCATCCGTCAGCTTGAGGAGGAGAAGAACAATCTGCAGGAGcagcaggaggaagaggaggaggccagGAAAGCCCTGGAGAAGCAGATCCTCACCCTCCAGGCGCAG CTCACAGATGCTAAGAAGAAGGTGGAGGATGATGTGGGAACAATAGAAGGACTGGAAGAAGTGAAGAAGAAGCTGCTGAAGGACATGGAGTTGTTGGGTCTACGTCTGGAGGAGAAAGGTCTGGCCCACGAAAAGCTGGAGAAAACAAAGAACAGACTTCAGCAAGAGCTGGATGATCTGATGGTGGACCTGGATCACCAGAGGCAAATTGTGTCTAATTTGGAGAAGAAGCAGAAGAAATTTGACCAG CTCCTCGCTGAAGAAAAGAACATCTCTGCCCGGTGTgctgacgaacgggacagagcgGAGGCCGACGCTCGGGAGAAAGAGACCAAGGCCCTGTCTCTGGCCAGGTCACTTGAAGAAGCGCTGGAGGCTCGAGATGAGTTTGAGAGGCTGAACAAGCAACTTAGAGCGGAGATGGAGGATCTTGTGAGCTCGAAGGACGACGTCGGGAAGAAC GTCCATGAGTTGGAGAAGTCCAAGCGTACGCTGGAGCAGCAGGTGGAGGAGATGAGGACTCAGCTGGAAGAGCTGGAGGACGAGCTTCAAGGCACAGAAGATGCCAAGCTTAGACTGGAGGTGAACATGCAGGCCATGAAGGCACAATTCGAGAGGGACCTTCAGGCACGAGATGAGCAAAATGAAGAGAAGAAACGAATGTTGGTGAAGCAG GTGAGAGAAATGGAAGCAGAGTTGGAAGATGAACGCAAGCAGCGAGCTCTAGCTGTGGCCGCCAAGAAGAAGCTGGAAATGGACTTGAAGGATCTGGAGTCACAGATGGAGGCAGCAAATAAGGGCCGGGAGGACgccatcaaacagctccgtaAGCTGCAG GCTCAAATGAAGGATTATCAACGAGAACTGGAAGAGGCAAGGGCTTCTCGGGATGACATATTTGCTCAGTCCAAGGAGAACGAGAAGAAGTTAAAGAACCTAGAGGCAGAAATTCTCCAGCTTCAAGAG GAACTTGCGGCTTCTGAGCGATCCAGGCGTCACGCGGAGCAGGAGAGGGATGAGCTGGCTGATGAGATCTCCAACAGCACCTCAGGAAA GTCTGCCCTACTGGACGAGAAAAGACGTCTGGAGGCGCGAATCGCTCAACTCGAGGAAGAACTGGAAGAGGAGCAGAGCAACATGGAGCTTCTGAATGACCGATTCCGCAAAACCACTCTCCAG GTTGATACACTCAATGCTGAGCTGGCCGGGGAGCGCAGCTCAGCCCAGAAGAGCGAGAACGCGCGGCAGCAACTAGAGCGACAAAACAAGGAGCTGAAAGCCAAACTCCAGGAGCTGGAGGGGACCGTGAAGTCCAAGTTTAAAGCCACTATTGCCACCCTCGAATCAAAGATCGCACAACTGGAGGAGCAGCTGGAACAGGAGGCCAA AGAACGAGCCGCATCTAACAAACTTGTGCGGAGAACAGAGAAGAAGCTAAAGGAAGTGTTCATGCAAGTGGAAGATGAGCGGCGACATGCCGACCAGTacaaggagcag ATGGAAAAGGCCAACGTCCGCATGAAACAACTGAAGAGGCAACTggaggaagcagaagaggaagcGACTCGTGCAAACGCATCAAGGCGCAAGCTGCAGCGGGAGCTGGACGACGCATCCGAGGCCAATGAGGGTCTGATCCGAGAAGTGTCCACCCTTAAGAACAGGCTGAG GAGGGGTGGTCCCGTGTCCTTCTCCACATCTTCTAGCCGTTCCGGTCGGCGTCAGCTCCAGATAGAAGGGGCTTCTCTCGATCTCTCAGACGACGACACGGAGAGTAAAACCAATGAAGTCAACGAGACGTCTGCCTCTTCCCCAGCCGAGTGA